The following DNA comes from Marinilabiliales bacterium.
AACGAATTGCTTTCCGGAAGAACCATCGACACTAATTCAGCATGGCTGGCAAGCCAGCTTGACCAGATCGGAGCAATAACCGTGAGGATCACCTCTGTAGGCGATACGCGGGAGGAGATCCTTAAAATATTACATGAGGCAGGGGAGAGGGCAGGCCTGGTAATAATGACCGGGGGACTTGGCCCCACAAGCGATGATGTTACGAAACCCGCTCTTTGCGAGTTTTTTGACACAAAGCTGGTATTCAGTGAAGAGGTGTTTAAACACATAAAAGTGCTTCTGGCCGGCAGGAACTGTAAAGTAAACGAGAATAACCGGAAACAGGCTGAAATACCTGGCTCTGCAATTCCACTGCATAATGCCCTGGGCACGGCACCGGGACTCTGGTTTGAGAAGGGAGATACCATATATATAAGCCTTCCCGGCGTTCCGTTTGAGATGAAAGACCTCGTCACTACACAGGTGATCCCCCGGTTGCAAAGCCAGTTAACATTTCCGCCGTCCTGCTACAGGACCATAATAACACAGGGAAGCTTTGAGGCTCACCTGGCCGAGATACTTTCCGGGTTTGAAGAACAGTTGCCGGCCGGCATCAGCCTGGCGTATTATCCTTCTCCGGGCATCATCAGGCTTAAGATCGGGGGAGTTGGCGAAGATCCGGAAATTTTAAGGGC
Coding sequences within:
- a CDS encoding CinA family nicotinamide mononucleotide deamidase-related protein, translating into MALNDKAELITIGNELLSGRTIDTNSAWLASQLDQIGAITVRITSVGDTREEILKILHEAGERAGLVIMTGGLGPTSDDVTKPALCEFFDTKLVFSEEVFKHIKVLLAGRNCKVNENNRKQAEIPGSAIPLHNALGTAPGLWFEKGDTIYISLPGVPFEMKDLVTTQVIPRLQSQLTFPPSCYRTIITQGSFEAHLAEILSGFEEQLPAGISLAYYPSPGIIRLKIGGVGEDPEILRATVESEVDKLREIIPQLIVGYDEETLETTTGKLLTDRGETLAVAESCTGGAIASLITGVPGSSAYFKGGIIAYSNEIKKDQLAINPDILDTYGAVSKQVVEDMAVNARLLFNSTYAIAVSGIAGPAGGTPEKPVGTTWIAVSCSGSTDAALYMLGDNRQRNIQRASVTALNMLRKMILAKT